From a region of the Paramagnetospirillum magnetotacticum MS-1 genome:
- a CDS encoding TAXI family TRAP transporter solute-binding subunit has translation MKRILIPALLAGLALAQAAGAAERRTLVIAGGEVTGYYFPVAGALCRVINKDHPLGLGCAVMPSSGSAANLAALKSGDADLALVQSRAAQMAFIGAEGFKESGPMSDLRAIMALHGEVAVVVARPGSGIETLGDLKGKRVNLGKPGSFQRSMAEMVIDASGLSQGDLSVLVELDLTEQAAELCQGNIDAAIFTGIHPMPEVQMAVEECGASLVQIRSKSMDSFFKKTPWAARFAVRGGTYDGQKEDVAAIGLKTLLVTTKLSAEEVGAVARTVWANFGAFTRLHPALRGLSKAESKSDGIPIRMHDGVEAAAAER, from the coding sequence TTGAAACGCATACTGATCCCGGCCTTGCTGGCCGGATTGGCCCTGGCCCAGGCGGCGGGGGCGGCGGAACGCCGGACTCTGGTCATCGCCGGTGGCGAAGTCACGGGTTATTACTTTCCCGTGGCCGGAGCCTTGTGCCGGGTGATCAACAAGGATCATCCCCTGGGATTGGGCTGTGCCGTGATGCCCAGTTCCGGCTCGGCGGCCAATCTGGCGGCCCTGAAATCCGGCGATGCCGATCTGGCCCTGGTGCAGTCGCGCGCCGCCCAGATGGCCTTCATAGGGGCGGAGGGCTTCAAGGAATCCGGCCCCATGAGCGATCTTCGGGCCATCATGGCGCTGCATGGCGAGGTGGCGGTGGTGGTGGCGCGTCCGGGATCGGGCATCGAGACCCTGGGCGATCTCAAGGGCAAGCGGGTCAATCTCGGCAAGCCGGGCTCGTTCCAGCGGAGCATGGCCGAAATGGTGATCGACGCCTCCGGCCTGTCCCAGGGAGACCTGTCGGTTCTGGTGGAGCTGGACTTGACGGAACAGGCCGCCGAATTGTGCCAGGGCAATATCGACGCGGCCATTTTCACCGGCATTCATCCCATGCCCGAGGTGCAGATGGCGGTGGAGGAATGCGGCGCGTCCCTGGTGCAGATCCGCTCCAAGTCCATGGACTCCTTCTTCAAGAAAACGCCATGGGCGGCACGCTTCGCCGTCAGGGGCGGCACCTATGACGGCCAGAAAGAGGATGTGGCGGCCATCGGGCTGAAGACCCTGCTGGTCACGACAAAGCTGTCCGCCGAGGAGGTGGGGGCGGTGGCCAGGACGGTCTGGGCCAATTTCGGGGCGTTCACCCGTCTGCATCCCGCCTTGAGGGGATTGTCCAAGGCCGAGTCCAAAAGCGACGGTATTCCCATCCGTATGCATGACGGGGTCGAGGCCGCGGCGGCGGAGCGCTAG
- a CDS encoding DUF6969 family protein, whose translation MTGGAGGLAACLSDRGDLLAARAAGERLMALSKALDSDPAVLLTQEQGVEAFRHYPAGDVYDLTSHAQYYYHSHRDGEFGHIHLFQRPRGMARGLAPVTPPKEADAPCHLIGVGLGPWGEAVELFTTNRWVTGEAWYPAEAVKTMVAGLRLAPPGPWLAVSQWLAGLVAFYRPLIEVLIDERDRAVEAWRMTHPGRDVFNDERLEITSTRTIDPAADLAQLGG comes from the coding sequence GTGACCGGCGGCGCGGGCGGATTGGCGGCGTGTCTTTCCGACCGCGGCGACTTGTTGGCGGCCAGGGCGGCGGGCGAGCGCCTGATGGCCCTGAGCAAGGCCCTGGACAGCGACCCGGCGGTATTGCTGACGCAGGAGCAAGGCGTGGAAGCCTTCCGCCACTATCCCGCCGGTGATGTCTATGATCTTACGTCCCACGCCCAGTATTATTATCACAGCCATCGGGACGGAGAGTTCGGCCATATCCATCTGTTTCAGCGCCCGCGCGGCATGGCGCGGGGATTGGCGCCGGTGACCCCGCCCAAGGAGGCCGATGCGCCCTGCCATCTGATCGGCGTGGGATTGGGCCCCTGGGGCGAGGCGGTGGAACTGTTCACCACCAACCGCTGGGTGACCGGCGAGGCTTGGTACCCGGCCGAGGCGGTGAAAACCATGGTCGCCGGTCTGCGGCTGGCGCCACCGGGGCCGTGGCTGGCCGTATCCCAATGGCTGGCGGGGCTGGTCGCCTTTTACCGTCCGCTGATCGAGGTGCTGATCGACGAGCGCGATCGCGCGGTGGAGGCTTGGCGCATGACCCATCCGGGGCGCGACGTGTTCAATGACGAACGTCTGGAAATCACCTCGACGCGCACCATCGACCCGGCCGCCGATCTGGCGCAATTGGGGGGCTAA
- a CDS encoding c-type cytochrome, which produces MLNTKKLGLVLGAALLAAPFAASAADAPAAFNQCKACHKVEAGKHGVGPSLFGVFGAKAGHAEGYKYSDNHVKSGLVWDEANLSKYLADPKATVPGNKMAFAGLKKPEDVKAVVDYLKTVK; this is translated from the coding sequence ATGCTCAACACCAAGAAGCTGGGCCTCGTCCTCGGAGCCGCCCTCCTCGCTGCCCCGTTCGCCGCCTCTGCCGCCGATGCCCCGGCCGCTTTCAACCAGTGCAAGGCCTGTCATAAGGTCGAAGCCGGCAAGCACGGCGTCGGCCCCAGCCTGTTCGGCGTTTTCGGCGCCAAGGCCGGTCATGCCGAGGGCTACAAGTATTCCGACAACCATGTGAAGTCGGGCCTGGTCTGGGACGAAGCCAACCTGTCCAAGTATCTGGCCGATCCCAAGGCCACCGTTCCCGGCAACAAGATGGCCTTCGCTGGCCTGAAGAAGCCCGAGGACGTGAAGGCCGTGGTCGATTATCTGAAGACCGTGAAGTAA
- a CDS encoding CHAP domain-containing protein, producing MRNAIILLAAALFLALPFEASATLQCVTYAREVTGLNLKGDAWKWWEAAEGVYERGRIPKVGSVLVFKRQGSMSHGHVAVVQGAANSRLLFVDHANWAPHRTAGRGKVTKSVPVMDVSANNDWSEVRVWYQPTREYGSKTYKTQGFVYRPGNSVIPAALRTEAPSTMAAAPVEMPEESVAAAMAETAAPAAIEAPKAEIAVQPKAETVAQPKAIQAPKVIEAPKVIEARMPAAPAIPSAAQPAADSDLGKFDARAWAEQA from the coding sequence GTGCGGAATGCGATCATCCTGCTTGCTGCGGCGCTGTTTCTAGCCTTGCCGTTCGAAGCCAGCGCCACTTTGCAATGCGTGACCTACGCCCGCGAAGTGACCGGACTCAATCTCAAGGGCGATGCGTGGAAGTGGTGGGAAGCCGCCGAGGGCGTCTATGAGCGCGGCCGGATTCCCAAGGTCGGCTCCGTCCTGGTCTTCAAGCGCCAGGGCTCCATGTCCCATGGCCATGTGGCCGTCGTGCAGGGCGCCGCCAACAGCCGCCTGCTGTTCGTTGATCACGCCAATTGGGCGCCACACCGCACCGCTGGCCGCGGCAAGGTGACCAAGTCCGTCCCGGTGATGGACGTGTCGGCCAACAATGATTGGAGCGAGGTCCGCGTCTGGTACCAGCCCACCCGCGAATACGGCAGCAAGACCTACAAGACCCAGGGCTTCGTCTACCGCCCGGGCAATTCCGTCATTCCCGCCGCCCTGCGGACCGAGGCGCCCAGCACCATGGCAGCCGCCCCCGTGGAGATGCCGGAGGAATCGGTTGCAGCCGCCATGGCCGAAACCGCCGCCCCTGCCGCCATCGAGGCGCCCAAGGCCGAGATCGCCGTTCAGCCCAAGGCCGAGACCGTGGCCCAGCCCAAGGCCATCCAGGCCCCCAAGGTCATCGAAGCCCCCAAGGTCATCGAAGCCAGGATGCCCGCCGCTCCCGCCATCCCGTCGGCCGCGCAGCCCGCCGCTGACAGCGACCTGGGCAAGTTCGACGCCCGCGCCTGGGCCGAACAGGCCTAG